The Pempheris klunzingeri isolate RE-2024b chromosome 16, fPemKlu1.hap1, whole genome shotgun sequence genome includes the window CTGGTTGAGTAAAGATCCTCTCTTAATAACTTATCAGATCATAAATTACAACTTACACTTGCTgctaaaaaagataaaatgataatTATTCATTAACAAGATTTTATTGCACTTTCCAGAACCAAATCTCGCAGTAGACCAGTGGCTAAACATTGTTGGGGGAAAGCCAGCGCGTACTCCACCTAGTGGTTCTTCCTCAGAGTTAATGAAGCACTTTCTCATACAGATTCTTTTCTAGAAAAGGGACAAAGAGGTTCGGGGGAAAAGAGATATGTACATACAGTTAATATGGATCAGGCCGCCCTGGACAGGCACAAGACATTCACAGTTCTTCTCTACATGAtgcataaatacaaaaacatttgtaaatcACAGATTATATCGCTTGTGTGGAGTGTTTGCAATAAAACAGCAATCACTTTAGTTTGACAAAAGGTtgatgtactgtacagtatgtgctatCATTGTGTGGGCCTGTTATTGCTGGTTGAACTCCTGTCCTGATCAATAAGTCTTTGATAAAGTTTGCAAACAGCAGATATAGATTAACACAGTCACTGGTTGTAAAGGAAAAGGAGCTGCaataaccaaaaataaaatatattgccATTCAggaaatataattttcttttacaCTATGAAACATGTATacttatatttataatatatgcAGAACTTTCTTAAAAGTAAAGAGTGAATGTTTGTGgttattaaaacatgaaaaccttTTGGTTTTGcaataaaatatatagatataactttttttaaactttctacACAGTACAGTAAAACTTTGATCTTCAGTTTAGAGGACAAACTGGtcaaaaaaggtgttttttttgttaccaCACTTAACTGTTTGGTCCATGTGTCACTATTAGTGTGGAGACGCCATTATTTCTTTGTCCAGACTAGAGATATGAATGTAGAAAGTGGAAAGATATGCAGCTGTCCAATCCAAAGTTTCTCACTTTTTTTAAGCAGAATGTTTCACCACTTTTCTTGACCCTTGTTTCCTCAAGTGCAATTGAGCGTTTACATGAAAATAACAAAGCATGACAGACAGTTTTAACGTATGTAGACATGTAATGAAGGCATCACCCTTAACGGCTTGCGCCTCGGTCAAAAGTCcaaacaaaacagtgaagtgGTTTCCGATAAAGCCAACGCTGTTGCCGCCGTCCGAACTGCCTTTTGAACGTCAGGCACTTCTCTTCATTTCACTTTACCAGGAGCTGTGAGTCCCAGAGCCATCAGAGTGTGACGTTTTATGACCACAGAGTGCATCCAAACTTGGCACACAAATATTATAGTTTTGGGTGGTTGAGGCAGAAGAGCAGGGCCAGTGGTGTTGGAACAAGAGAGTCCCCATCTGTACACTTTTCATGCACAGGATTTCTCAAGGTCTGTCCCCCAGTATTCATGTCTGCTTTGTCCTTTTAGATCCTCTCGTCAGGCTGTGCAGCGTCCCCCCAGTCAGGCTGCTCCTCAGTCAAAGTAAGACTGTCAATCCGGAGCTTTTATGTTGGCGTTCACATGAAGCAGTGATCTGCCGGGGGCCCGTAGGAGAAGCCCGGAAACGCTCCGGCTGCCTCCTTGACGCTGCTGGTCACGGTCGGGGCGTCGGTGCACAGGGAGGAGGACACGGGCAGGTGGGTGAACTCTGGGTCAAAGTGTCGGAGGTCTGTGGGGCCGCTCTGTGAAACCAAGCAGGGAGGACAAGAGTTAGACATGTCAAGACACtaacagatttattttaataaattacacCTCTGCATGTTGGTTTTAAGTCATTAATATGACAATTTACTACGGTTCAGTGCTTTATAATCGACAGAACAAGGCTTTTTTAAGCATAAATGACAATAATTTGCTGCTCGCTTCCCAAAGGTATCTCCTGGTTTTCTTAAACTCCTATGAACATTGTTGGGTTTTGGATTGTTGGTCGGACAAACGGGACATTTGCAGACATCACAATGTGCTCTGGGAGACTGCAGtgggcatttttcacatttcatggaGCAAACAATTCCAAGACTTATCACGAGAGGCAGATTTATTATAGATATCATAGTATTATAATATGTGTCACTTGCAGCCCTCTGTGATTGTTACAGAGGATACTGTAGACAGTTtccattattttctgacattataATGAATAACCGTGAGTCGCAGCCCTTGTCTGAACTCACCACTGAGGGGATGAATGGAGGTGTGATCTTCTTGGCCATCAGGTCCTCCCAGTTGATTGGAGAGAAGAAGGAATGGTACTTGAGTTCAAGCTGGAGGGAAAAATCAATTCTAGATCAGGACATTGACAGCAAACAAGCCTCACGGATCTCTTACACGTCTCCGTGTCATATGTGTGCTTTAGGGTCGGTTTGCACACTTACAAAGTCGTCCTTCACTCCCAGCCTCTTGGTGCGGTCCTTCTGCAGGAGCCCCTCGAGCAGCTCCCTGCCTGCGTTTGACACATTGGGCTTGAGCACAGGAGACTTGTGCAGGATGTTGTTGTACATCTCGGCTGTGTTGCGGCTGTAGAACGGGGGCTGTGAACCCAAAGAGACAACGACAAATTAAGTTTACTTATGTTGTGAGCAAGCAGCAGAGTTGCACCAAGAGGCTGTCAGTCATAGATTTCACTCACGAGTCCATAGAGCATCTCGTAGAGCACCGATCCCAAACACCACCAGTCAACTGTGCGGTCGTACGCCTGCTTCTGGAGAACCTCGGGGGCCAAGTACTGCGAGGACACAagaaaataactttaataataataactttgtTTGCATAGCACCTAAAAGCTACTATTTAATGTAAACCTACAAAGTGCTTTatactaaaaataataataaaatatgatccAAAAGCTTGTAGATATAAGAAATAACGAGATAAAAATAAGAGAGTCTTAATAAGAGATTTAAAAGATTGAGTCAACGTATGTGCTACAGTTCTAACTTGTCCTTGGTGGAGTACTGTATTGATGAAGAGGATGTATGAAAGTCTAGAGGTTTGTTTTGTACCTCAGGTGTCCCACAGAAGGTTGTCGTGGTACCATTGGCCTCCACGCCTTCTTTGCAGAGGCCAAAGTCTGTGAGGACAATGTGGCCCTGAGAGTCTAACAGGATGTTCTCAGGCTTCAGGTCCCtgtaaagaggaggaaaaaagcttttaatGAAAAAGACTCCCAGCTACAAAGTCCCTCTTGTACACATCAGCTCCGTCAGGTCAGTTCAGCACAGCTCATGTTAACACATGTCCACTAGGGGGCACTGCAGGATCGCTCTTTACCTGTACACAATGTGCAGGGAGTGGAGGTAGCCAAGTGCGCTTGCAATTTCGGCGGCGTAGAACCTGGCTCTGGGCTCCAGGAAgatcctctctctctggagGTGGTAGAAcagctggagagaaaacaaacatccGTCAACACCAGCTTTAATAAACACGCTCTGACGTTCTGACACCGTTTCTGGTCGATTTCCGGTCTGTGGCGCGAGATTTAAACTTACCTCTCCGCCGTTGACGTAGTCGAGCACAAAGTACAGCTTGTCAGTAGTCTGGAAGGAGTAGTGCAGCCCCACCAGGAAGGGATGCTTGATGTTCTTCATCAGCACGCTGCGCTCGGCCATGATATGCTTTTGCTGGAGGGAGCACATAGAAGTTAATTCAACCCTGCTGCATTCGGTGCTACAGCAAACAGAGGGAATATGGACTGAGGTCCATGTGTAGTGACTAAACCTacctctttcttcttcatgaTGATTTTCTTCTGTAGCACTTTGACAGCGTAGTATTTGGTGGACTCCTTGTGCCGAGCCAGCAGAACCTGTAACAGAGCAAACATTTGCATTACTGATGTTGGTGCAGCGATGAGAGACACAGCAGGAGCAGATAAGAGAGGATAGTTATATAATAGTAAAATCAGACAGACGGACCTTTCCAAAGCTGCCTTTGCCGATGATTTTGAGGTAGTCAAAATCACAGGGTTTAATCCTGAAgtagagaaacaaacagaggatTAGGATTTTTATTGACACATGGTCAGATTGTCTATAgattcatttattaatattaatgctGTTTGCTTGTAAAATAAAGACACTTTTAAAAGGCTACTTACTGAGTTTCCTCAGCCAGAGAATGTCGGGAATTTAGGCACATCTGAAAGATATGAAATGGACACATTTATAAGCCTGTTGTCATGTTTTGGAAAGGAAGAAATGAGTCAGTGAAGAGTTTCTTCTTACCGGACTTTCAGGAAGTTCATCTTCAACCTCCTCGTTTTGATTCTCGTCAATCTTCAGGAAGTTGTTAACTTCAAcactggaagaaaaacaaaccgaGCAGGTTATAAGAGGGATTGTGATATGAGCTTTCACCCTTTTACAATACGAtctagttctttttttttttctttacacttcATGATTGACAGTAAACTGCAGCAGCTTGTGagactgaaaagctgaaagggcacatgtgtgtgtgaccgtcTGAAACCGCCAGACAGGTCAAGTTTAGGACAGAGTCATCGCCGCCGAACAGCCTGACCCGTCTGAGGAAAAGCTTAAGCCACTGACCCGCGGCGAGAGGGTTCAGACGGCTCTGCAGGACTCAGCGGTCCAGCTCAGGACAGATGCAGCACAcagagatctttttttttttaattctttttttttcccccacagcaCCAGACCTGGAGGGGCTGGATGCTGTGATGGGACGAGCCACGTTTGTATCATGTAATAGCTGAGTTACCAGTTTATCCTTGTCTAGGGGACAGAGGGGATTAGGTAGGTAGGTGATTAGGTAGTGGAGAGGTTGTTAACTGGCCTGTCATGAATGGACTATTCTTACCCTGGCTTCTTGGACCCAGATTATGCTTTTCACAGAATGTCCTGCCAACCTCAGGTAGCTGATTGGATTGGCCAGCACACAATGATCTTAAATGGGTTATTGATCAGAATAGGAGCCAGGAAGTAACCcagagctgctctctgtggCCAGTTTTCCATCCAAATCCAACAAAATGTTTACCAATAAAAAGGAAGTACTCACTGTTGGCAGATATGTGGGGTAGAAACCAGCTTCTGGATGAAGTCATTCAGCcccatttttctctccttgaTGAAAGCTGCAtatggaaacagagggaaatgaTTCATGTGATGAGTGTTTGACGCGATTATTCACCACACATGCTGCAGAAAAATGTTTACACCAGAGATGAAAAGATCTGTTTGAGCCGTAATCCGCTGTTTATGACTCCCACTTATTCCGTTATGGGGTAGATTTGCGTGTTATTGCATAGACCTCTAATGCTGCGGGCTTACACGTTATGCAACCACTTGGGTCACTCATTCAGATACCAACAGTGTGGGCCAACAAAGCGTTTGCCATCCCAGAGAATTTAATGCAGATTTCCCGCCAGTCGATCTTAATTTAAAGGCGATTTATGTGATATTTCTATTAAAGTAGAACCCCCCAGAAAAAGCACTTTGCATGAGGGTTTAATTCATCTCTTGGCTCCTTTCAGTAAATACGCTCAGTGTGGTTCTCTGATCGATACACCAGCAGCTTTAGTCATCAATAGGCTATATTAAGAATTATATTATGCAGGTGCTCACCGGTGAGAACAGCGTAAATCCCCCTCATCTTGCAGTAAGTTAGATCACATCCAGCCTGAGTCACAGCCATGATGATCAGTAGAGAATATCCaatacaaacaggaagtgcgaataaataaatgataacgATAATAAAAAAGTCTCGGTCCTCTGTGGTCCTCTGTCACCGGTGTCCGTTCTCCACGCGCAGAACTCAGCCGACCGCGCGTCTCTCTGAATCACACACAACGCGAGCCTGCGTGGGTATTTATATACAGAGCACGTGGTACCGGGAGAGACGCCCGTGCTCTCGTCACCGGCGTAACCACGGCAACTGACGTCACGGGATTCCGCCGCAGCCGCGCTCTGCCTGCAGGAGGCGGGGgatgacgaggaggaagaggctcaccgcagaggaggaggaggaggaggaggaggaggaggcccaccacctcctcttcatcgtTTTCTCTCAATGGAAGCCTCCATCCGGCTCCTTAATCACCGTGCGCACAGACTAAAGGCAGTGATGAGGAGAAGTGGTGGAGAACAGCTGCGGTCACCTCCAGCAGAGATCAGCCTTTTATTTGCGCGCTCGACCTGCATGCTCTGTTCTCCTGCAgtcgttttattttgaaagggtgtgcagaaatgtgtgtcACCCAGATGCTGCATTTCAGCTTCTGCAGTTTCTGACTCTGCTAATCCACATAAAGGCTATAAAatcatttaatatatatatatatatataattctgcataaacagcccccccccacacacacacatacacacaagttaTGAATAAATTCATGCCATTTCTAGGATTGCAAGAATTTATTCCACAATTTCCAGAAATCAGTGGTGGGTTTCTGAGTCTGACGGGCTCAAGGTTATTAAGGTGACGTGGCGTGGCAGGGTTATATAAATTCAGAGAAATCTCACATGACATCATGCTCGTCTAGTTCGAAGCAGCGATCAGTCCAGCTGTCATAGATGTGGTCCACTAACCCTGAAAGTTACGTAACTGAGCCATAATGCAGACAGCTATactgctggaggagcagagcgAGCTGAATTTTCTAGTTGAGTGTTAGTGGTTTTTAATCTGAGATTATTTACTATCTGTGATTTAGGAGCTGTTTTACTCAGAAGCAATTATTACTATTTATGTATCTATTagtgtttctctgctgctgctttgtaaAGTATAGTACTTTCCATTATTTCTATAATCCTTAGTTGCAGCATTCGTTTTAAACTCTGCAGTAGCATCTAAAATAGTTAACATGCCTCACCTTGAATGACCATAACAGTACAGTGCTACTCACAAATTAAAGTATCAACAATAAAAATCCTCAGGAGTCTTTCTGCATTGTGAATACTTGTACATGATACTTTACACGTATTGTTCAGATGATAATTAGATGCTTAAGTAATCATTTCAAAGCCGGACTTTTGCTTGTAATTGAGTATTTTCACATGGTTTCATTCCAGCTAATCCAATAATCACTATTCTATATTATGATTTATGTTATACTACTTTATATTATGATGACTATGATATACTATGATACTACGATGAATAATCTGCTGATCATCTTTGCCTACATCTATCCCTGTTTATAGTTTTCCACAGGCCAAATGGACGCCTTGAAGTGTCACAATCTGTTTGGCCAAcggtccaaaacccaaagatattcagttcagtttacGAGGATCTGAGTGTTTGTTCCACCACTGGTCTTAAAAACACACGGCTGCCTCAGTCCTCACAGGCTCGTTCAGCTGAGCTCCGTCAGCGGGGAACTACTGGGTGCTGCCCGAGGAGTTTGACATGTGACAGTCACAAATGATTTTAATGGAAGTGAGACTCCACTGGTCCGATAGTTGTTGTACTTTCTGTGtggaaagaggaagtgaggagcCTTATCTGTGGCGTGGGCCCAAACTGAGACCACATGGTGCGGAGCCTGCCAGCAGAGTATCATGCCTCACTTTGGAAGGCTACCTGGGCAAACACGGCTCAGCTTCGGCTCTGtttgcacacagaaacacaccagatCAGATTGCATGACAGCGACACCTCTCCACGGTTTTGTGTGAGGCTTTACCCTCACCTCATGTAGTCTTTCTCTGAATTATTCAGGTGTATCATGTTATCGTCTCTGGTAACGTGCTGTCGAAGCATAAACATGACTTGGGAAGTTCCCTCAAACAGCATTTTACTTCTGTCACTTCTGTCATGCTGATTTGCAttgaatgtttctgttgtgaTGGAACAAAGTCAGGTGCTTTGGAGGCGAAACAAACAGCTGGTTGAAGTGGCATTTCTCCTTTctctaaatgctgtttttctgagtAAGACAAGTGATACATAGATCATGAAGTGTGAGAGAAAACTCCCATTCACGTCAGTCAGATTAGAGCCTTTCCTGTGAAGATTATCTGTCCTGTGGAAGGTTTCTGATACATCACTGAAAATGAGTCAATCATGCATGAGAGATAGcatctctttcactttctctctcggCCTCTCGGTAAATGTTTTTCCACTGCCAGTTTAATCAGGTTTTATTTAGCACTGTCACAAAAGCTGCCCTGCTTTCTGTCGCCCCGTCCAGTCGTCTGATTAATGCAGTCATGTGAGTCACCTGCCAACACGGTAAAAGCCTCTCCAACCCTCACATGGTGCCATCGATCACAGCCCGGCCTGCCTCACTGTGACTCCACTTGTGTCACGTGATTATCAGCTCTTTCTGGGTCTGCCGGTTGATGCGCAGAGCTGCATCCTAAATTAACCCCAGCGTGAGCATCTCATGTCACATTGGACACCCAGAGCTAAAACAAATACCTGATGATCTCTAGAAAACAGAGCTGGAACGACtgattgaactgaactgaatcaaTTATGAACACAACCCTGACATATCGTTACCTTTTAAGTAAAAACAGGTGCTTGTTTACACAGTTACAGAGCAACAACATCATTCATTTGGtgtcgtgtttctggccacgtgattattattttaatcatctcttttagctctgcttttggtctccaccagcgcctgagggaaatatctgagTTTTTcgctgctaaatgctccactgtgttcaccagctagatGATGCAGGTGATGATTCTGTGTATGTTCATACCTTTCACCTTGTCTTATTATAAAAACGCtcattatagctgctttaaatacTCTTCTAACCATCTGGATGAAAAACAGTAGCTGTTAGctgtaaatgacaaatgaaacatACTCAAAGCATGACCATGCTAGTTTGGATATTCAGCATGAATgactataaataaaatatatagcTGGTAATAGCTATTGTATATGTAGTTTCATGCACAGGTTGAGCTTGGAGGCGTGTCATTTCCTGCTCCCATCATTGTTTTGATAAGGAAAACAAGATGCAACTTAGAAAACTGGTTAAACATCTTTGTAACTGTACAGCGGATGGAGTATTAAGTATTAAGTCTTAAAGGAGTCTGGAAACGGTTTGAGGTCAGTTGTAAGTGGAGCTGAATGGTTTCAGCGTGAGCCTCATTGGCCACATGGTTGCAACTGTCGCCGGTTTGATTTCAGACCTTTAATGCATGTCatacctcctcctctcctcccgtttcctgtctgcttcttCACTATCACCATCCAATAAATACTACAAACATAATCTTAAAACAAGAACATATGTAAGTGCTGTCAAAGggctatttgttttttttttaaggatatTTAATTGTGAGGCTCGACTGTAACAGCGATACAGTGGAACATGTGGACTTCTACCTGCGGCGCTGCTTTGCTTCCAGTGTAGTGggcaggaggcagcagaagGTGGATGAATGAGTCACACAGGCAAACAGGTCCTCGGTGGCCAACTGTAGGGCTGGCAGGGAGGCTGGTGGCTAATGAGGATGGAGGATCTCTAATTACAATGTGGGCCTTGTTGACCGCCCTGTGTGCTTCAC containing:
- the LOC139215165 gene encoding serine/threonine-protein kinase Sgk1 produces the protein MAVTQAGCDLTYCKMRGIYAVLTAFIKERKMGLNDFIQKLVSTPHICQHVEVNNFLKIDENQNEEVEDELPESPMCLNSRHSLAEETQIKPCDFDYLKIIGKGSFGKVLLARHKESTKYYAVKVLQKKIIMKKKEQKHIMAERSVLMKNIKHPFLVGLHYSFQTTDKLYFVLDYVNGGELFYHLQRERIFLEPRARFYAAEIASALGYLHSLHIVYRDLKPENILLDSQGHIVLTDFGLCKEGVEANGTTTTFCGTPEYLAPEVLQKQAYDRTVDWWCLGSVLYEMLYGLPPFYSRNTAEMYNNILHKSPVLKPNVSNAGRELLEGLLQKDRTKRLGVKDDFLELKYHSFFSPINWEDLMAKKITPPFIPSVSGPTDLRHFDPEFTHLPVSSSLCTDAPTVTSSVKEAAGAFPGFSYGPPADHCFM